Genomic segment of Deltaproteobacteria bacterium:
GTATACTGTCCCCGGAACTCGTGATATAAGACACACTCTAACTCAGGAGAAAATAATGTACGAAATAACTATTACCCGATCCTTTTCCGCCGCCCATATGTTGAAGGGTATCGGCGGCAAGTGCGAAGGGTTGCATGGACATAATTTTATTGTGGAAGTGACCCTGGCCGCCTCGACTTTGAGCAAGGAAGGATTGCTCTTGGACTTTCGCATCCTCAAGGAGTGGACCGACGAGATACTTGATTCTCTGGATCACAAATATCTGAACGAGCTGCCCTATTTTCAAAATGTTAATCCTTCGGCGGAAAATCTGGCCCGTTTCCTTCACGACCGGATTGACGAAAAGGCCGCCGCGCAGAACATAGCTGTGCCCTGTGTTACCGTCTGGGAATCCGAAAATGCGAGGGCCTCCTACCGCGGTAAATTGTCATGATAGATATGCAAAATCAGCAAGACTACCGTCGTATAGATATTCAAAAGGTCGGCGTGAAGGGGATTAAATATCCCATTACTGTCCTGGACCGCGTCCAGGGAGTCCAGCAGGTTAATGCCGCCATCAATATGTACGTCAACTTGCCCCATCACTTCAAGGGAACCCACATGAGCCGCTTTGTGGAAATCCTCAATGAATACCATGGTGAGGTCAACATTAAAACCCTGCAGCTCATCCTGGAAAAGCTCCGGGAAAAGCTCCGGGCCGAGTCGGCGCACATAGAAATCAGCTTCTCTTACTTTGTGAAAAAAACGGCGCCTGTTTCCCGCGCCAAAAGCCTGATGGAATACGAGTGCCGGTTTTGGGGACAAAACCGGGGTAATAAAACGGATATTATGGTGGGCGTGGTGGTGCCCGTCACCACCGTCTGCCCCTGTTCCAAAGAAATCAGCAACGCCGGCGCCCACAACCAGCGGAGCATGGTGGATGTGAAGGTAAAATTCAAAAAATTTTTCTGGATAGAAGACGTCATTACGCTGGTAGAAAATTCGGCCAGCGGCGAGGTTTATTCCCTTTTGAAACGGGTAGATGAAAAATACGTGACGGAAAAAGGCTATGAAAACCCCATGTTCGTCGAGGATGTGGTCCGTAACGTGGCCGAGCGGCTGAATGCCATTGACAATTTCACCTGGTACAGCGTGGAGGCGGAAAACTTTGAAAGCATCCACAACCACAGCGCCTATGCCTATGTGGAGAAGGAGGCAACCTGATGGAATCCATTCCCAATAAGGAATTTTTTAATCTTTATCACCAGGGATTTATCCGGGCCGCCCTGTGCATCCCCGCAGTAAAGGTCGCCGATCCCTTTTTCAATGCCGATAGCATCCTGCAGTTAGCGCGGACGGCGGCCGACCGGCAGGCAATCCTCGCCATCTTTCCTGAACTCAGTCTGTCAGCTTACTCAAATGAAGATCTGTTTCACCAGGATGCGCTGCTGCAGGGCGTTCTCCAGGCGCTGGCCAGGATCATTGACGTCTCCAAAGAACTTAATCTTATCCTGGTCGTGGGGGCGCCTCTACAGGTTGATTTTCGCCTCTTTAACTGCGGGGTGCTCCTCTACCGCGGACGAATCCTCGGGGTAGCCGTCAAATCCTACCTCCCCAACTACCGGGAATTCTACGAGGGGCGGCAATTCAGCCCGGCTGCAGAAGCACTCTCGCCGACCATACACCTCTGCGGGCAGGAGGCGCCCTTCGGCGCCGACATCATCTTTACCGTAAAGAATCTGCCGCATTGCCGTTTTTTTATCGAGATGTGCGAGGACGTCTGGGTTCCCATCCCGCCCTCCAGCTACGCCGCTCTGGCGGGGGCTACCGTCATCGGCAACCTTTCGGCCTCCAATATAATCATCGGGAAGGCGGAATATCGTCACCAACTGGCGGCTACCCAGTCCGGGCGCTGTCTGGCAGCTTATCTATATACCGCCGCCGGTCCCGGAGAATCTACCACCGACCTGGCCTGGGACGGTCACGCCCTGATCTATGAAAACGGCCGGCTCCTGGGAGAATCGGCCCGTTTTCAGCAACAACCCCAGCTAATCTGCGCCGATATAAATCTGGACAGCCTGGCGCAGGACAGAATGCGCATGACTTCCTTTGGACAAAGCGCCCTGCATCACAAGGACCGCCTGACCGCCTTCCGACATGTCGCTTTCGACGTTAATCTGCCGGAGGGGAAAATTCTCCTCGAGCGACAATACCCGCGTTTCCCGTACATACCGGCTGATCCGGCCAAACGCGACCAACGCTGCTACGAGGCCTACAACATCCAGGTGCAGGGTTTGTCCCAGCGTCTGAAATCAGCGGGAATCAGCAATGTCGTCCTCGGCATCTCGGGCGGTCTGGATTCCACGCAGGCGCTGATCGTGGCCGCCCGCACCATGGACTTGCTGAATCTGCCCCGTGTCAACATCAAGGCCTACACGATGCCGGGCTTTGCCACCACCGATAAAACCTACCAGAATGCGCTCAAATTGATGGCGGCATTAGGGGTTTCGGCCCATGAGATAGATATCAAACCCAGCTCGCGGCAAATGCTGCAAGACATCGGTCATCCCTTTGCGGCAGGGGAAAAACTCTACGATATTACCTTTGAAAACGTCCAGGCCGGAGAGCGCACCTCGCACCTGTTTCGCCTGGCCAATCTCCAGAA
This window contains:
- the queD gene encoding 6-carboxytetrahydropterin synthase QueD; its protein translation is MYEITITRSFSAAHMLKGIGGKCEGLHGHNFIVEVTLAASTLSKEGLLLDFRILKEWTDEILDSLDHKYLNELPYFQNVNPSAENLARFLHDRIDEKAAAQNIAVPCVTVWESENARASYRGKLS
- the folE2 gene encoding GTP cyclohydrolase FolE2, which encodes MIDMQNQQDYRRIDIQKVGVKGIKYPITVLDRVQGVQQVNAAINMYVNLPHHFKGTHMSRFVEILNEYHGEVNIKTLQLILEKLREKLRAESAHIEISFSYFVKKTAPVSRAKSLMEYECRFWGQNRGNKTDIMVGVVVPVTTVCPCSKEISNAGAHNQRSMVDVKVKFKKFFWIEDVITLVENSASGEVYSLLKRVDEKYVTEKGYENPMFVEDVVRNVAERLNAIDNFTWYSVEAENFESIHNHSAYAYVEKEAT
- a CDS encoding NAD(+) synthase, whose product is MESIPNKEFFNLYHQGFIRAALCIPAVKVADPFFNADSILQLARTAADRQAILAIFPELSLSAYSNEDLFHQDALLQGVLQALARIIDVSKELNLILVVGAPLQVDFRLFNCGVLLYRGRILGVAVKSYLPNYREFYEGRQFSPAAEALSPTIHLCGQEAPFGADIIFTVKNLPHCRFFIEMCEDVWVPIPPSSYAALAGATVIGNLSASNIIIGKAEYRHQLAATQSGRCLAAYLYTAAGPGESTTDLAWDGHALIYENGRLLGESARFQQQPQLICADINLDSLAQDRMRMTSFGQSALHHKDRLTAFRHVAFDVNLPEGKILLERQYPRFPYIPADPAKRDQRCYEAYNIQVQGLSQRLKSAGISNVVLGISGGLDSTQALIVAARTMDLLNLPRVNIKAYTMPGFATTDKTYQNALKLMAALGVSAHEIDIKPSSRQMLQDIGHPFAAGEKLYDITFENVQAGERTSHLFRLANLQKALVVGTGDLSELALGWCTYGVGDHMSHYNVNVSVPKTLIQHLIRWVAGTNQFTPEISAILVDILQTEISPELVPGQENDAPSQKTEEIVGPYELQDFHNFYITRYGFLPTKVAFMAYCAWRDKALGRWPDVPEEKRHAYSIAEIKQWLHVYLLRFFQYSQFKRSCVPNGPKVGSGGSLSPRGDYRAPSDSDATVWLENARGIPDSES